GCTGCATCGATCCTCTTTGGCCTTCCCCCGTATAGAAAAAAGCGGTTTTATCTTTGTTCCATCCGTGTCCCGTTCCGTATTCACTTCCGCTTTCTTTTGTAAAAATAAAAATATATGGATGCGCTTTTGGCGTTGATATTTCGCTTTGTTCCTGTCCTTTATAAAGCTTATGAATTTGTTTTCTGCGATAACGATGTCCTTTTTGAAAGAAATCTCCGCGCTGTAAATCCGTAATCAATGAATGGCCTCCTACTGCGGTCCTGCTTTTATAGTACTTATAGCTCTACTATACACTAATTTTTGTTTTCTTTGCAGATCGTTTCTTCTATCTATTGGATTTATATCATACAAAAAAGCAGCTGTATGGGCAGCTGCTTTTTTGCTATAGTCAATTTTGCACGGTATAGTCTTCTCCTAGCCATTTTGTGCTGAGTTTTTTTAACGTCCCGTCTTTTTTCAGCTTTTTAATCGATTGGTCGACTTCCGACTTTAACTTTTCGTCTTTTTTGTTAAACATAAAATACACTTTTGAATTAATCACAATATCTCCAACTGTTTTTTGCTGAAATTTCAGCGCTTGATTACTAAAGTCGATGGAAAATGGTGTCGCAAGCGTAGCATCTGCCCGGCCTGTTTTTAATTGAGTTGTGGCATCATCAGCACCTTGACCAGCGTAAACTACATCGATTTTATTACCATGTTTTTGATTGTATTTGTCTAGATAGACAGCCGCATTGCTTGTAGCTCCTACAATCATTTTTTTACCTTCTAAATCTTTTAAGGAATGAATATCATCTCGAGTTTTAGGGACCGTTACATAAAGCGGAGAATAATTATATGTTTCATCATTAAATAAAAACTTTTTCTTTCGCTCAGCGTTCTGAGCCATGTTATGAGCAATCATATCAATTTTATTACTTTCTAAGCTAAGAAGCAGATTTGAAAATTCCATCGTTTTAAATTCAAATTTATAATCCTTTAACTCTTTGTCGATCGCTCTTACTACTTCTACATCATAACCGGTCAGTTTGCCTTTATCATCAATAAAGCAAATGTTAGGAAACTGAGTGCCTGTTCCAACAACAATCGTTTGAACATCTTTTTCTTTCTTTTCTCCCGCACTTGGAGATGCGTTTGTTCCGCATCCTGCCACGCTCACAGCTACTACAATTGAAAGTAAAAACAGCCAATATTTTTTCATACGTTCCTCCCCTGAATCCCTCTATTATGTAATAAAAAGAGGCTCTTGATAAAGCATCTGCTTCATCAAGAGCCTCTGGTTAACCAGTGGGCTTACTTCGTGTAAGATTATTCACATCATAATACTAGTTAACCGATAAATCAAGTAGGTTTTAGAAAAAAGATTATCTTGACAGCTCAGTGTCTACCGCTTAAGATACAACTAATAAAACAATAAAACTACATATCTACCAGTCAACTGGAGGCAAATGGACACGACAATACGTGTACGTTTGCTTTTTTTATTGTCGTCCAGCATTTTATCTTTTGGAGGTAAAACGTATGAAATTTGCTTTATTTAGTCTTATTCAAAATATCCAGAACCCGGTTACTGGAGAAACATTAACTGCTCAAGAAAAGTTTCAGCATGTGTTAAATCAAGCAGTGCTGGCAGAAAAATTAGGTTTTGATGCTTACGGAGTCGGCGAAAGACACGGAGCTCCTTTTTTGTCTTCTTCTCCTCCCGTTGTTCTAAGTGCAATCGCTGCTAAAACGTCGCACATTCGTCTTCTTACTACCGTTACCGTTCTAAGCATTTTAGATCCTGTACGAGTAGCTGAAGATTACGCAACGCTTGATCACCTGTCGGGTGGACGCCTTGAACTGATTATTGGAAAAGGCAATGATCCCCGTCATTATCCGCTTTTTGGCATTACAGAAGAAGAACAATGGGAGTCTCTTGCTGAAAGATACGCTCTTTTAAAACAGCTTTGGACAGAAGAAAATGTCACGTGGAGCGGCCGTTATCGTCCGCCTTTAACTAACGTTACGACTCAGCCTCGGCCGTTTCAGCCTTCTATTCCCGTTTGGCATGGAAGCGCGTCAAGCCCGCTGTCTACAGAACTTGCAGCTAAATACGGAGAGCCGCTATTTTCATCCAATTCCTTTCACCCTCAGGCTAAATATAAAGCGCTGATTGACCACTACCGGGAACGTTTTGCTTATTATGGCCATGACCCACGCAAGGCCATCGTCGGTTCGGGGGCTAGCAGCCTATATATCTCTGATACAACGGAAGAAGCGATTCGCCGCTATCGTCCATACTATAACGCATTTAGCAATACAGAAGCAGCCAAGCTTAATCAATCGCCATTCACATCACTAGAAGACATCGTTCAACACGGCCCTGCTTTAGTAGGAAGCCCAGAGCAAATCATTGAAAAAATAATAGACTATCACTATGCTTATGGAAACGAAGTGCTGAGCATCAGCGTAGACGGTCTAAGCGAAGCAGAGCAGCGCGAACAGCTAGAGCGCTTTGCAAGTGATATTGCACCTGTTCTTCGAAAAGAAATTCCCGGCAGCGTGTGGGAAAATGAAAAAAGAGGCCAAGGCCAAGATATAACGAAATGAATCCAACCTAAAGACGAACAAATCAGATACATGAGCTGGACCGCTTATGACACCGCCGTTGATTTCCGTGCGAGGCTTCGCTTTCCGCGGGCGCTAGAAGAACCTATACACATAAAATTCACGTTCACCATCACACTATGAAAAAATCCGAACTAATTGGATTCTCCATCAAGAATCTCAATTAGTTCGGATTTTCTTCAACTAAATTACTTTTGTCCCAACCACTTTTTAATTTAGATACAATTCACACGTTTAGTTTACTCACTTTTAAACTAATAAACCACTCTGGTTAAGAAGCCTGCGTGTCTGTGTCGTAAATATTGGCCGTTACTTCGCTTCTTTGACAAAGTAAGATGAGCAGCCAAATGCCTCCGATAACTGGAACAAAGTTAATTAAATACCACCAGCCGCTTCTTCCTGTATCATGCAGTCGGCGAACAGTAACGGCAAGTGAAGGCAGAATCATTGCTGCTGCGTATAACCATATTAAAATAGGTGCAAAGACTGTAAGTGAATCAATGAAAATAAATATAAATGGAACAAGCGCAAAGATATAACTAAATAATGTAAACATCCAATACTCCGTACGCGTTGCTCTCCCTCGAAACGTTGCATAATTTTTTAACGCTTTTATATACCAGTGCATTTTTAAACCCTCTCTTTATTTATTAAATTATCTAACGGTTAAAACCTACGCAACTTTATTTGGTACATCAAAGCGATTTACCTGCTCCTCACTTTCTAGACATAGAAGAATGAGCAGCCAAATACCCCCGATAATTGGAATAATGCTAATGAGTTGCCACCAACCGCTTTTTCCCGTGTCATGCAGGCGGCGCGCTGTCACAGCAAGTGATGGGATTAGGACTGCCACAGCGTAAATTGTAAACAAAAATGTAGGCTTCTCTGTCATGAATTCAATAGCTGAAAGCACGCAAGAAATAATAAAATTAAATAAGACAAACATCCAATACTCTGTACGTGTTGCTCTTCCTTGAAACGTTGCATAATTTTTTAGCACATGTAAATACCATTTCATACAAAAACCTCCTTTTTAAACCGAATATTGTAAGACAAGCTTACTAGCAGTAATTACCTTAGCATACAAAAAATTATTTTCATATCCTATTTTTTGAAAACATTCCAAATAGTAATATAGATATAGGAGAGAGATGGATAATATTTAGTATTAAATACCCAAAAATCCCACAATAAAAACCATTTTATACCTATAATTACTTTTAATTAATAAAATGTTCTTTTATAACAAAAAAAAAAAAAAACTGCCGTGTCAATAAACACGGCAAACGCTATCTTTACTTATGTTCGGTAAAAGTAAGGTCCACATGAACTTTCATGCGTGATCACATAAGTCCACGTAAAATCTTTATCCACCACGTATAAATCTTCTAAATACATATTTGTATTTTCACTTAAATCATCAGTTGTTAAATGCTTACATTTAGATAGCTGCAGCACTCGTTCATCATGCTCAAACAACAAATAACAGTCGTTCTTAACTTGGTGCTCAAACGCTTGAACCGCTTGTTCTCCTTGTAAACAAGGTAGCTTTTCATAGCTAAACGCATGCCATAAAAATTGGTCCATATAAATTTTCTTTTTTTGCGATGCGCTTAAAGCATCTGCAAATTCATTTTCCCACCGCTTCCGGAAGAATTCACCTTGATTCGATAATTTTTTAACAAACATTCCTTTTTTCTTTAACGCATCTTTCATTTTCACTGTGCTTTCTCACCCTTTATTCTGTATTCATTTCTTTTTATCGGCTTCTTAGCTTATTTGTACATTAGTACCTATGCGTTAGATTCCTTGTTTTTTGACTAAACTTATTTTATAAAACGCCGGCTTTAACGTGTACAAAAACAACACAATCGTACTTAAAAGCATAATCAGGCTTCCACCAACTACAGCTCCTTGAATTGAAACAATGTGTGCAGCCATTCCGCATAGAAAGGTCATCATAATAATCAGGAGTGACTCAAGCAGTCCATAGATACTTCCTACTCTTCCCATCATGTCAACGGGAATGCTGTTTTGATAAAAGGTTTGAAAACCAGCACTTGCAAAAGCTAACGCAAAAGATAAGCTAAAAAATCCTGTTCCCATGGTTTGAAAAGAAGACGAACACGCGTACAGCAAATAGCCAAGCGATACTCCTACACTGCCGGCGCCTATGAGAAAGTTCGCCGACAGCTTCTGAGCCAACAGTGTATTCACAACTGCGCCAATCATAATGCCAGCGCCTGCTACGCTTACTAAAAATCCGTATTCGCTTTCGGATAAATGAATGACTCTTGTTGCAAATGAAACTTCAAGAGAATCAATTGCCGTGGCCATGACCATTAAGAAACTGAACAATACATAAATGGTGATAATGTATCTGTTGGCTCTACTGAAGCGAATCACCGCTTTCCAATCTTCTCGAATGGTGTTTACAGAGAGTTTATTTTCTTTAGTTTCTGTTTTTGTATCTAAGTTCGGCATTAATAAAGTAACCATTCCAGACACCACGAGCGCTGCAGCATTGGCATAGATAGCAAACACAGGCGTTCCAATCATAAATAACGCACCTGCTGCGGCCGGACCAAGAAGAAAGCCTCCTGAGTCAATCAAACTGCGCAGTGAATTAAATCTTTTTCGCTTTTCAGTTGGAATAAGCTTTGTGATATAGACCATCGATGTCGGGCGAAACATCGAACTTGCCATACTGATGATAAATACCAGCGCATAAATGATAAGGATGGATGAGAAAAACGGAAGGCAAACAATAATTCCGGCGCGCATCCAATCTAAAAACAGCATCAGCTTCCGTTTGTTCATGCGGTCAATTAAGCTTCCAGACCATATATTTGTACATAGCGCAGCAAGCGGCTTTATCATGTATAGTCCTGAAACCGCAAGCGGCGAATTCGTCATATCAAGCATCATGACATTTAAAGCAATTAAATAAATCCAGTCGCCGATATTGCTAGTGCCAATTCCAAACAGCAATAAACACGGGTATTTCCAAGACAACAGCTTATTTTTCATAAAAGAAAGGCCTCCGCTTCATTATTGATTTTTGCCAATAAAAAAATCCCACCCCCAAGACATCTG
The genomic region above belongs to Priestia megaterium and contains:
- a CDS encoding amino acid ABC transporter substrate-binding protein, with protein sequence MKKYWLFLLSIVVAVSVAGCGTNASPSAGEKKEKDVQTIVVGTGTQFPNICFIDDKGKLTGYDVEVVRAIDKELKDYKFEFKTMEFSNLLLSLESNKIDMIAHNMAQNAERKKKFLFNDETYNYSPLYVTVPKTRDDIHSLKDLEGKKMIVGATSNAAVYLDKYNQKHGNKIDVVYAGQGADDATTQLKTGRADATLATPFSIDFSNQALKFQQKTVGDIVINSKVYFMFNKKDEKLKSEVDQSIKKLKKDGTLKKLSTKWLGEDYTVQN
- a CDS encoding LLM class flavin-dependent oxidoreductase, which translates into the protein MKFALFSLIQNIQNPVTGETLTAQEKFQHVLNQAVLAEKLGFDAYGVGERHGAPFLSSSPPVVLSAIAAKTSHIRLLTTVTVLSILDPVRVAEDYATLDHLSGGRLELIIGKGNDPRHYPLFGITEEEQWESLAERYALLKQLWTEENVTWSGRYRPPLTNVTTQPRPFQPSIPVWHGSASSPLSTELAAKYGEPLFSSNSFHPQAKYKALIDHYRERFAYYGHDPRKAIVGSGASSLYISDTTEEAIRRYRPYYNAFSNTEAAKLNQSPFTSLEDIVQHGPALVGSPEQIIEKIIDYHYAYGNEVLSISVDGLSEAEQREQLERFASDIAPVLRKEIPGSVWENEKRGQGQDITK
- a CDS encoding DUF805 domain-containing protein produces the protein MHWYIKALKNYATFRGRATRTEYWMFTLFSYIFALVPFIFIFIDSLTVFAPILIWLYAAAMILPSLAVTVRRLHDTGRSGWWYLINFVPVIGGIWLLILLCQRSEVTANIYDTDTQAS
- a CDS encoding DUF805 domain-containing protein, coding for MKWYLHVLKNYATFQGRATRTEYWMFVLFNFIISCVLSAIEFMTEKPTFLFTIYAVAVLIPSLAVTARRLHDTGKSGWWQLISIIPIIGGIWLLILLCLESEEQVNRFDVPNKVA
- a CDS encoding DUF4275 family protein, whose amino-acid sequence is MKMKDALKKKGMFVKKLSNQGEFFRKRWENEFADALSASQKKKIYMDQFLWHAFSYEKLPCLQGEQAVQAFEHQVKNDCYLLFEHDERVLQLSKCKHLTTDDLSENTNMYLEDLYVVDKDFTWTYVITHESSCGPYFYRT
- a CDS encoding MFS transporter, producing the protein MKNKLLSWKYPCLLLFGIGTSNIGDWIYLIALNVMMLDMTNSPLAVSGLYMIKPLAALCTNIWSGSLIDRMNKRKLMLFLDWMRAGIIVCLPFFSSILIIYALVFIISMASSMFRPTSMVYITKLIPTEKRKRFNSLRSLIDSGGFLLGPAAAGALFMIGTPVFAIYANAAALVVSGMVTLLMPNLDTKTETKENKLSVNTIREDWKAVIRFSRANRYIITIYVLFSFLMVMATAIDSLEVSFATRVIHLSESEYGFLVSVAGAGIMIGAVVNTLLAQKLSANFLIGAGSVGVSLGYLLYACSSSFQTMGTGFFSLSFALAFASAGFQTFYQNSIPVDMMGRVGSIYGLLESLLIIMMTFLCGMAAHIVSIQGAVVGGSLIMLLSTIVLFLYTLKPAFYKISLVKKQGI